A stretch of Labrus mixtus chromosome 7, fLabMix1.1, whole genome shotgun sequence DNA encodes these proteins:
- the LOC132977797 gene encoding leucine-rich repeat neuronal protein 1-like, which translates to MAVSSKPWPPLLWLCMGLLLSSLSPILSKECPHLCVCEVRPWFTPQSTYKEATTVDCNDLRLTRIPTNLSTDTQVLLLQSNAISYTSGELEALFNLTELDVSQNNFSTVEAVGLTGMKHLTTLHLEENHISQLPDHCLGNLSSLQELYINHNQISSISPRAFAGLHNLLRLHLNSNKLHVIDSRWFEETPNLEILMIGENPVIGLLDMNFKPLGSLRSLVLAGMDLTVVPANAFVGLDTLESISFYDNKLVRIPQLALQKVPNLKFLDLNKNPVNKIQEGDFRNMLRLKELGINNMMELVSIDRYAMDNLPELTKLEATNNPKLSYVHKLAFRDMPSLESLMLNNNALTALYQHTVEVLPNLREISLHSNPLRCDCVIQWMSSNRTTVRFMEPLAMLCSSPPELRGQHVRGLKLLDSPEQCLPLISHNTFPSHLNLELGMSISLDCRAMSEPEPEIYWVTPLGSKITVDTVSERHHLSSEGTLRLSHVQVEDSGRYTCVAQNTEGADTRVVTVRVNGTLLDSAQVMKIYVKQTESHSILVSWKVNSNVLSSDLKWASATMKIDNPHITYTARVPVDVHEYNLTHLQPATEYEVCLTVSNVHLQTHKSCVNVTTRSTTFALDLSDQHPSVAVLAVMATMLAFLSLGTVGVYMARRWKRKNYHHSLKKYMLKTSSIPLNELYPPLINLWEAESEKDKDGGTEGKPSPVDTTRSYYMW; encoded by the coding sequence ATGGCAGTGAGCTCAAAGCCCTGGCCTCCTCTGCTATGGCTGTGCATGGGATTGCTTCTTTCCTCTTTGTCGCCTATACTCAGCAAAGAATGTCCCCATTTGTGTGTCTGCGAGGTCCGCCCTTGGTTCACACCCCAGTCCACCTACAAGGAGGCAACCACAGTGGATTGCAATGACTTGAGGCTAACTCGCATCCCTACAAATCTGTCAACTGATACGCAGGTGTTACTACTCCAAAGTAATGCCATTTCTTACACCAGCGGAGAACTGGAGGCGCTGTTCAACCTGACAGAGCTGGATGTATCCCAGAACAACTTCAGCACAGTGGAAGCTGTAGGCCTCACAGGCATGAAGCACCTGACCACCCTGCATCTAGAAGAGAACCATATCAGCCAGCTGCCAGACCACTGCCTTGGAAACCTCTCCAGTCTCCAGGAACTCTACATCAACCACAACCAGATAAGTTCCATCTCGCCTAGAGCATTTGCAGGCCTGCACAACCTGCTGCGCCTTCATCTTAACTCCAACAAGCTCCATGTCATAGACAGCCGCTGGTTTGAAGAAACACCCAACCTGGAGATCCTGATGATTGGGGAAAACCCAGTTATCGGCCTTCTAGACATGAACTTTAAGCCACTTGGAAGCCTCAGGAGTCTTGTTCTGGCTGGAATGGACCTCACTGTTGTTCCAGCAAATGCATTTGTTGGTTTGGATACCCTTGAAAGCATTTCTTTCTATGACAACAAACTGGTCAGAATCCCTCAACTGGCTCTTCAGAAAGTTCCAAATCTGAAATTCTtggatttaaacaaaaatcCAGTCAACAAAATCCAGGAGGGAGATTTCAGGAACATGTTACGTCTCAAGGAGCTGGGTATCAATAACATGATGGAGTTAGTTTCGATTGACCGCTATGCTATGGACAACCTACCAGAACTGACTAAGCTGGAGGCAACAAACAATCCTAAACTGTCATATGTGCATAAATTGGCCTTCAGGGACATGCCCTCATTGGAGAGCCTGATGCTCAACAATAATGCCCTCACTGCCCTTTACCAGCACACAGTGGAAGTGCTACCTAATTTGCGAGAGATCAGTCTACATAGCAATCCATTGCGCTGTGACTGTGTAATTCAGTGGATGAGTTCCAACAGGACCACAGTACGCTTCATGGAGCCTCTGGCCATGTTGTGCAGCTCTCCACCAGAACTCAGAGGCCAGCACGTTCGAGGGCTAAAGCTGCTGGATTCCCCTGAGCAATGCCTCCCCCTAATATCCCACAATACCTTCCCAAGCCACTTGAACCTCGAGCTGGGCATGAGCATCAGTCTCGACTGCAGGGCCATGTCTGAGCCCGAGCCGGAGATCTACTGGGTGACTCCTCTTGGGTCCAAAATCACAGTCGACACTGTGTCAGAGCGGCATCACTTGAGCAGTGAGGGAACCCTTCGGCTGTCCCACGTTCAGGTGGAGGATTCTGGTCGTTACACCTGTGTGGCGCAGAACACGGAAGGAGCGGACACCCGAGTTGTCACTGTCCGCGTAAATGGAACCCTTCTTGACAGTGCCCAGGTGATGAAGATCTATGTCAAGCAGACTGAGTCACACTCCATCCTGGTCTCCTGGAAAGTCAACTCTAATGTCTTGTCTTCAGACCTGAAATGGGCTTCAGCCACCATGAAGATTGACAACCCACACATCACCTACACAGCTCGCGTGCCTGTAGACGTTCATGAGTACAACCTAACACACCTTCAACCTGCTACTGAGTACGAGGTGTGTCTCACGGTCTCCAACgtacacctgcagacacacaagtCTTGTGTTAACGTCACAACACGTAGCACTACATTTGCCTTGGACCTCTCTGACCAGCATCCAAGTGTAGCTGTGCTAGCTGTCATGGCAACCATGCTAGCCTTTCTCAGTCTGGGCACTGTGGGTGTCTACATGGCCCGTAGGTGGAAGAGAAAAAACTACCACCACTCTCTAAAGAAATACATGCTGAAGACTTCCTCCATCCCCCTGAATGAGCTCTACCCTCCTCTCATCAACCTGTGGGAGGCTGAAAGTGAGAAGGACAAAGACGGCGGCACAGAGGGAAAACCCTCTCCTGTTGATACAACACGTAGTTATTACATGTGGTGA